The proteins below are encoded in one region of Vicinamibacterales bacterium:
- the purL gene encoding phosphoribosylformylglycinamidine synthase yields the protein MHVLKIRGGAALSTFRLDKLNRLIAGRVGDLTVVGAQHWHFVEVEREPDPRGRDVLARLLAYGAPMPVEDGAEPAEAVLVAPRLGTISPWSSKATDIARLCGLEFVRRIERGTMFRVRTGAHGRDARATPLDARATLPDIRATPPDVRAALPDVRAALLPILPLLHDRMTETVLDSVDAADQLFRHVAPKPLTEVNVLGRGRTAVEEANRRFGLALAPGEIDYLVSYFTGAGRNPTDVELTMFAQANSEHCRHKIFNASWVIDGEPQDDSLFGMIRRTHAANPQGTVSAYSDNAAVVEGRAVRRFFADPRSRRYAFHQDQTHILMKVETHNHPTAISPFPGAATGSGGEIRDEGATGRGSKPKAGLCGFSVSNLRIPGFVRPWEGPECRPDRIASPLSIMIEGPIGAASFNNEFGRPNLAGYFRTYEQKVGGVVRGYHKPIMLAGGVGNIRAQHSHKANVPAGALLIQIGGPAMLIGLGGGSASSMTTGSNTADLDFDSVQRGNAEIQRRAQEVIDRCSALGDGTPILSIHDVGAGGLSNALPELAHGSNRGARIDLRAAPNEEPGMTPREVWSNEAQERYVLAILPSSFDTFRAICERERCPFAVVGETIEAQHLEVRDPLFGNKPVDMDLPALLGKPPRMTRTVTRRRTRPSRLVLKNVDLGEAVQRVLRAPAVADKTFLISIGDRSVGGLCSRDQMVGPWQVPVADCAVTLLSFEGYTGEAFAIGERAPLAVVNAPASGRMAVGEALTNLAAAPIADFSRIKLSANWMAAAGSPGEDAALFDTVRAVALDLCPTLGISIPVGKDSMSMRTAWKDAGGRRQVVSPLSLIVSAFGTCDDVRTAITPQMSTEGPTCLVLADLAPGHARLGGSTLAQVFGVTGQETPDVDDPALIRGLFAGMADLRDTGVILAYHDRSDGGLFVAMCEMAFASHLGLRIDAAALAPGSRLLPALFAEELGALLQVRIEDEERLVETLARHGVPARSIARITRDDVVSVDRGSQTVFRETRAELQRVWSETTWQMQSLRDNPVCAQQEYDRILDTTDPGMTPKVTFDMLDNLSAPYIVRGLRPPIAILRDQGVNGEVEMAAAFNRAGFDADDVHMSDILEGRVSLARYRSLAACGGFSFGDVLGGGEGWAKSALYNARARDEFSAFFARTDTFALGVCNGCQMMAAMKELIPGAEAWPRFTKNLSEQFEARTVTVEIVPNPSVLFAGMVGCRLPVVTAHGEGYTLFDSPADAARVVVAARYVDNRGRATEIYPLNPNGSPGGVTAVTTPDGRFTVIMPHPERVFRTIQMSWRPEDWGEDSPWIRLFRNAREYVG from the coding sequence ATGCACGTCCTGAAGATTCGCGGGGGAGCCGCCCTTTCGACATTTCGTCTGGACAAGCTGAACCGGCTGATCGCCGGTCGCGTCGGCGATCTGACGGTCGTCGGTGCGCAGCACTGGCATTTCGTCGAGGTGGAGCGCGAGCCTGATCCGCGCGGTCGCGACGTCCTCGCCCGCCTGCTGGCGTACGGCGCGCCGATGCCGGTCGAAGATGGCGCGGAACCTGCGGAAGCCGTGCTCGTCGCACCACGGCTTGGCACCATCTCGCCGTGGTCTTCGAAGGCGACCGATATCGCCCGGCTCTGCGGGCTGGAGTTCGTGCGGCGGATCGAGCGCGGCACGATGTTCCGTGTAAGGACTGGTGCGCACGGGCGAGACGCCCGTGCCACTCCTCTTGACGCCCGTGCCACTCTGCCTGACATCCGTGCCACTCCGCCTGACGTCCGTGCCGCTCTGCCTGACGTCCGTGCCGCTCTGCTTCCCATCCTCCCGCTGTTGCACGACCGCATGACCGAGACCGTGCTCGACTCGGTCGATGCGGCCGACCAACTGTTCCGCCACGTCGCCCCGAAGCCCCTGACGGAAGTGAACGTGCTCGGCCGCGGCCGCACGGCCGTCGAAGAGGCGAACCGCCGCTTCGGCCTGGCACTGGCGCCCGGGGAGATTGACTATCTCGTCTCGTACTTCACCGGCGCCGGCCGCAATCCCACCGACGTCGAGTTGACGATGTTCGCGCAGGCGAACTCGGAGCACTGCCGTCACAAGATCTTCAACGCGTCGTGGGTCATCGATGGCGAGCCGCAGGACGATTCCCTCTTCGGCATGATTCGCCGGACGCACGCGGCGAACCCGCAGGGAACGGTGTCCGCGTATTCCGACAACGCGGCGGTCGTGGAAGGACGCGCCGTCCGGCGGTTCTTCGCGGACCCTCGCTCCCGACGGTATGCCTTCCACCAGGACCAGACGCACATCCTGATGAAGGTGGAGACCCACAATCACCCGACCGCGATTTCTCCGTTCCCCGGCGCCGCGACCGGATCGGGCGGCGAGATCCGCGACGAGGGCGCGACCGGCCGGGGGTCGAAGCCGAAGGCCGGCCTCTGCGGGTTCTCGGTGTCCAACCTGCGCATTCCCGGCTTCGTGCGGCCGTGGGAAGGCCCGGAGTGCCGGCCGGACCGCATTGCGTCGCCCCTGTCGATCATGATCGAAGGGCCGATTGGCGCGGCCTCGTTCAACAACGAGTTCGGGCGGCCGAACCTCGCCGGGTATTTCCGCACCTATGAACAGAAGGTGGGAGGCGTGGTCCGCGGGTACCACAAGCCGATCATGCTGGCTGGCGGCGTCGGCAACATCCGCGCGCAGCACTCGCACAAGGCGAACGTGCCGGCCGGTGCGCTGCTGATCCAGATTGGCGGTCCGGCGATGCTCATCGGATTGGGCGGGGGCTCCGCCTCGTCCATGACGACCGGCTCGAACACCGCCGATCTCGACTTCGATTCCGTGCAGCGCGGCAACGCGGAGATCCAGCGCCGGGCACAGGAGGTGATCGACCGGTGCAGCGCGCTCGGCGACGGGACCCCGATTCTGTCGATTCACGACGTCGGCGCCGGCGGCCTTTCCAATGCGCTGCCAGAACTCGCCCACGGGTCAAATCGCGGCGCGCGCATCGACCTGCGTGCCGCGCCCAACGAGGAACCGGGCATGACGCCGCGCGAGGTCTGGTCCAACGAGGCGCAGGAGCGCTACGTGCTGGCGATCCTGCCTTCGTCGTTCGACACGTTCCGTGCCATTTGCGAACGCGAGCGCTGCCCGTTTGCCGTGGTCGGCGAGACGATCGAGGCGCAGCATCTCGAGGTGCGCGACCCGCTCTTCGGTAACAAGCCGGTGGACATGGACCTCCCGGCGCTACTCGGCAAACCGCCGCGCATGACGCGCACGGTGACGCGGCGGCGGACGAGGCCGTCGCGGCTGGTGCTGAAGAACGTCGATCTTGGCGAGGCGGTCCAGCGCGTGCTTCGGGCGCCCGCGGTGGCGGACAAGACGTTCCTCATTTCGATCGGCGATCGAAGCGTCGGCGGCCTCTGCTCGCGGGACCAGATGGTGGGACCCTGGCAGGTGCCGGTTGCCGATTGCGCGGTCACGCTGCTCTCGTTCGAGGGCTACACGGGCGAGGCATTTGCGATCGGCGAGCGCGCGCCGCTCGCGGTCGTCAACGCGCCGGCGTCGGGTCGAATGGCCGTCGGCGAGGCGCTGACCAACCTGGCCGCGGCGCCAATCGCCGACTTCTCGCGCATCAAGCTGTCCGCGAACTGGATGGCGGCGGCCGGGTCGCCAGGAGAGGACGCAGCGCTGTTCGACACGGTACGGGCGGTCGCGCTCGACCTGTGCCCGACGCTCGGCATCAGCATTCCGGTCGGCAAGGATTCCATGTCGATGCGCACGGCATGGAAGGATGCCGGGGGCCGGCGGCAGGTGGTCAGCCCGCTTTCGCTCATCGTGTCGGCGTTCGGCACGTGCGACGACGTCCGGACGGCGATCACGCCCCAGATGTCCACGGAGGGGCCGACGTGCCTGGTGCTCGCCGATCTTGCGCCCGGGCACGCCCGGCTGGGCGGCTCGACCCTCGCTCAGGTGTTCGGCGTCACCGGCCAGGAGACGCCGGACGTCGATGACCCCGCGTTGATCCGCGGTCTGTTCGCGGGGATGGCCGACCTGCGGGATACGGGCGTCATTCTCGCATACCACGATCGATCCGATGGCGGCCTCTTCGTCGCGATGTGCGAAATGGCATTCGCGAGCCATCTCGGCCTCAGGATCGACGCCGCGGCGCTCGCTCCGGGAAGCCGGCTCCTGCCGGCACTGTTCGCCGAGGAACTTGGCGCGCTCCTGCAAGTCCGGATCGAGGACGAAGAGCGCCTGGTCGAGACGCTGGCGCGCCACGGCGTGCCGGCACGCTCCATCGCCCGCATCACCCGCGACGACGTCGTCAGCGTCGATCGAGGCAGCCAGACCGTCTTCCGCGAGACGCGCGCCGAGTTGCAGCGTGTGTGGAGCGAGACCACCTGGCAGATGCAGTCTCTGCGCGACAACCCTGTGTGCGCGCAGCAGGAGTACGACCGGATCCTCGACACGACGGATCCCGGCATGACGCCCAAGGTCACCTTCGACATGCTCGACAACCTGTCCGCGCCCTACATCGTGCGCGGGCTGCGGCCGCCGATCGCGATCCTCAGGGATCAGGGTGTCAACGGCGAGGTCGAGATGGCCGCGGCGTTCAACCGGGCAGGGTTCGACGCAGATGACGTGCACATGAGCGACATCCTCGAGGGTCGGGTATCGCTCGCCAGGTACCGGAGCCTTGCCGCCTGCGGCGGATTCTCGTTCGGCGACGTGCTGGGCGGCGGCGAAGGCTGGGCGAAGTCCGCGCTCTACAATGCACGGGCACGCGACGAGTTCTCGGCGTTCTTCGCGCGAACCGACACGTTCGCGCTGGGCGTCTGCAATGGCTGCCAGATGATGGCGGCGATGAAGGAGCTCATCCCCGGTGCGGAGGCCTGGCCCCGCTTCACCAAGAACCTGTCGGAGCAGTTCGAGGCGCGCACGGTGACGGTGGAGATCGTGCCGAACCCGTCAGTGCTGTTCGCCGGCATGGTCGGCTGCCGCCTCCCCGTCGTCACCGCGCACGGGGAGGGTTACACGCTCTTCGATTCGCCCGCAGACGCGGCGCGGGTCGTCGTCGCCGCGCGCTACGTCGATAACCGCGGTCGCGCGACGGAGATCTACCCGCTCAACCCGAACGGGTCGCCAGGCGGCGTGACGGCCGTGACGACGCCCGATGGGCGATTCACCGTGATCATGCCGCACCCCGAGCGGGTGTTCCGAACCATCCAGATGTCGTGGCGGCCGGAAGACTGGGGCGAAGACAGTCCCTGGATCAGGCTGTTCAGGAATGCGCGCGAGTACGTGGGCTGA